One window of Pseudomonas urmiensis genomic DNA carries:
- a CDS encoding glycosyltransferase family 2 protein, translating into MSLISIVIPMFNEARHIARTLQAVQLAAANAGLDCEVLVVDNGSSDAGPAIAASFGARVLSLPKMAIGALRNYGARASNGQWLAFLDADIEVPSDWLSRLLDLQRRGEGDVFALDCDTPRQAPWFAYAWQRRTLRAGQTLQDSSWLPTPNLLMQRQWFDRVGGFDERLRTGEDKDFTLRLHQAGARLRVLRQPVVLHWGFEGSWAEWLGKELWRQGSHLQLLRSNGLSLRLLRFPLLSLAIWLFDALALALLVAGNARAALLLALVGALPALVLSLRQSLKHRDPLFVLQLWGLHWVRLHLAGAACVLSLFNWNARRPARG; encoded by the coding sequence ATGAGCCTGATCAGCATCGTCATTCCCATGTTCAACGAGGCCCGGCATATTGCCCGGACCTTGCAGGCGGTGCAGCTGGCGGCGGCCAATGCCGGGCTCGACTGTGAAGTGCTGGTGGTCGACAACGGCTCCAGCGACGCCGGCCCTGCTATTGCCGCAAGCTTCGGTGCGCGGGTGCTGAGCTTGCCGAAAATGGCCATCGGCGCCCTGCGCAACTACGGCGCCCGCGCTAGCAACGGGCAATGGTTGGCGTTTCTCGACGCCGACATCGAGGTGCCCAGCGATTGGCTCAGCCGCTTGCTCGACCTGCAGCGCCGTGGCGAGGGCGATGTGTTCGCCCTGGATTGCGACACCCCACGCCAGGCGCCGTGGTTCGCCTACGCCTGGCAGCGCCGCACCTTGCGTGCCGGGCAAACCCTGCAAGACAGCAGCTGGCTGCCGACCCCCAACCTGTTGATGCAGCGCCAGTGGTTCGACCGGGTCGGCGGTTTTGACGAACGGCTGCGCACGGGCGAAGACAAAGACTTCACCTTGCGCCTGCATCAAGCTGGCGCGCGCCTGCGTGTGCTGCGCCAACCGGTGGTGCTGCACTGGGGCTTCGAAGGCAGTTGGGCGGAGTGGCTGGGCAAGGAGCTGTGGCGCCAGGGCAGCCACCTGCAACTGCTGCGAAGCAACGGCCTGAGCCTGCGCTTGCTGCGTTTCCCGCTACTGTCGCTGGCGATCTGGCTGTTCGATGCACTTGCCCTGGCGCTGCTAGTGGCCGGCAATGCTCGCGCAGCCTTGCTGCTAGCGCTGGTCGGCGCCCTGCCCGCCCTGGTCTTGAGCCTGCGCCAGAGCCTGAAACACCGCGATCCACTGTTTGTCCTGCAGCTATGGGGCCTGCACTGGGTGCGCCTGCACCTGGCCGGCGCGGCCTGTGTACTCAGCCTGTTCAACTGGAATGCAAGGAGGCCCGCACGTGGCTGA
- a CDS encoding O-antigen ligase family protein yields the protein MIIPLSLVGLVAMVCLGLLASPYPYLAPGAVLGLAGALVLYRPPALGLLAIVTLVPLEGLLKDGLVSGAKLVGIGLALILTLQLAVGQLQGARLRSSHWRLLALFLTFYLLSLWTSDNLSLSLNHLRDLIVGLVVFVLTLLIGRDLNLPWLARVITLSVCVMCLFGLFSTKYQEGGRATAMLDANLFAMMITVAMPMGLWLALKSRQLPIKLFWIGCCLLLLAGMTKTDSRSGLVVLLISSGILLYNYREQLSHIRPRHLGFAMLGIAIILPLAAAVVPASYVDRIASLAMLKSGVNAHKDESLGRRATYLVVGKQMISDNPVLGAGPGTFPLHYADTGFSKAFAPVNSVATDLYRRAHNTYLEIFSEIGLPAGLLFVGMIALALRNFWRARAAWAAIGEHDKADMMTHLTISMLAIALFLMFLSSPSLKYLWLMLALSSVVWREAAQARALQGAA from the coding sequence ATGATCATTCCACTGTCGCTGGTCGGCCTGGTCGCCATGGTGTGCCTGGGCTTGCTGGCCAGCCCCTACCCCTACCTGGCGCCTGGCGCGGTGCTCGGCCTTGCCGGTGCGCTGGTCTTGTACCGGCCGCCGGCCTTGGGCTTGCTGGCGATCGTCACCCTGGTGCCGCTGGAAGGCTTGCTCAAAGATGGCCTGGTCTCCGGCGCCAAACTGGTGGGGATTGGCCTGGCCCTGATCCTCACCCTGCAACTGGCGGTCGGCCAGTTGCAGGGTGCGCGCCTGCGCAGCTCGCACTGGCGGCTGCTGGCGCTGTTCCTGACCTTCTATCTGCTGAGCCTGTGGACCAGCGACAACCTCAGCTTGTCGCTGAACCACCTGCGCGACCTGATCGTTGGCCTGGTGGTGTTCGTTCTCACCTTGCTCATCGGCCGCGACCTGAACCTGCCTTGGCTGGCCCGGGTAATTACCCTCAGCGTCTGCGTGATGTGCCTGTTCGGCCTGTTCTCGACCAAGTACCAGGAAGGCGGCCGCGCCACCGCCATGCTCGACGCCAACCTGTTCGCCATGATGATTACCGTGGCCATGCCGATGGGCTTGTGGCTGGCCCTGAAGAGCCGCCAGCTGCCGATCAAGCTGTTCTGGATAGGCTGCTGTCTGTTGCTGCTGGCCGGCATGACCAAGACCGACTCACGCTCAGGGCTGGTGGTGCTGCTGATCAGCTCGGGCATCCTGCTCTACAACTACCGTGAGCAGCTCAGCCACATTCGCCCGCGCCACCTGGGCTTCGCCATGCTGGGCATCGCCATCATCCTGCCGTTGGCCGCTGCGGTAGTGCCGGCCAGCTATGTCGATCGTATCGCGTCGCTGGCGATGCTCAAGTCCGGGGTCAATGCGCACAAGGACGAGTCACTCGGCCGGCGCGCCACCTACCTGGTGGTGGGCAAGCAGATGATCAGCGACAACCCGGTCCTCGGTGCCGGCCCAGGCACCTTCCCACTGCATTACGCCGACACCGGCTTCTCCAAGGCCTTTGCCCCGGTCAACAGCGTCGCCACCGACCTGTATCGCCGCGCGCACAACACCTACCTGGAAATCTTCAGCGAAATCGGCCTGCCGGCTGGGTTGCTGTTCGTTGGCATGATCGCCCTGGCCCTGCGCAACTTCTGGCGGGCGCGCGCGGCCTGGGCGGCGATCGGCGAGCACGACAAAGCCGACATGATGACCCACCTGACCATCAGCATGCTGGCCATTGCGCTGTTCCTGATGTTCCTCAGTTCACCGAGCCTCAAGTACCTGTGGCTGATGCTGGCGCTGTCCAGCGTGGTCTGGCGTGAAGCGGCCCAGGCCCGGGCATTGCAGGGGGCGGCATGA
- a CDS encoding glycosyltransferase family 4 protein, whose amino-acid sequence MNAAVPAAGRPIVHLLSSGGFYGAERMLLDHCQATSGDHRVVFLDAPAELVTRFREAGVQCQSCDSLPALLRLLREQRPLINTHNFKGLVFGWLGASVWRLPLVITQHGFTPSSRKQRLYTWLSLQLCRMPNVERVVCVAESIARILRDAGVPASRLQVIPNGLPQAAALPERIPASGTWLAGYVGRLSREKGPDLFLDALIPLCQRHRQVRGVMLGEGPERAELQARIDAAGLTERITLPGFQRDMRSWMARLDALVISSRTEGTPMILLEAMQDGVPVVAFGVGGIPDVIEHGRNGLLARPLAVDELGQQLLALLEDPAQAGELVARARQTQRERYHLPTLAQRWAQVYRGAAQEVVA is encoded by the coding sequence TTGAACGCCGCCGTGCCCGCCGCCGGCCGGCCGATCGTGCACCTGCTCAGCAGCGGCGGCTTCTATGGTGCTGAGCGCATGCTGCTGGACCACTGCCAGGCGACCTCGGGCGACCATCGCGTGGTGTTCCTCGATGCCCCGGCGGAGCTGGTTACCCGGTTCCGCGAGGCAGGGGTTCAGTGCCAGTCGTGCGACAGCCTGCCAGCGCTGCTGCGGCTGTTGCGCGAGCAACGGCCGTTGATCAATACGCACAACTTCAAAGGCCTGGTGTTCGGTTGGCTGGGTGCCAGCGTGTGGCGCTTGCCGCTGGTGATCACCCAGCACGGCTTTACCCCCAGCAGCCGCAAACAACGCCTGTATACCTGGCTGAGCCTGCAACTGTGCCGCATGCCCAACGTTGAGCGGGTGGTCTGCGTGGCCGAAAGCATCGCGCGTATTTTGCGCGATGCGGGGGTACCGGCGAGCCGCCTGCAGGTGATTCCCAATGGCCTGCCGCAAGCCGCTGCCCTGCCTGAACGGATACCGGCGAGCGGGACGTGGCTGGCCGGCTATGTGGGACGCTTGAGCCGCGAAAAAGGCCCGGACCTGTTCCTCGACGCCTTGATCCCGCTGTGCCAACGCCACCGGCAGGTGCGTGGGGTAATGCTCGGCGAAGGCCCTGAACGCGCTGAACTGCAAGCGCGCATCGATGCCGCCGGGCTCACCGAGCGCATCACCCTGCCAGGCTTTCAGCGCGATATGCGCAGCTGGATGGCCCGCCTGGATGCGCTAGTGATCAGCTCGCGCACCGAAGGCACGCCGATGATCCTGCTCGAAGCCATGCAGGATGGCGTCCCAGTGGTGGCCTTCGGCGTCGGCGGCATCCCTGACGTCATCGAACATGGGCGCAATGGCCTGTTGGCCCGGCCACTGGCCGTCGATGAGCTGGGCCAGCAGCTGCTGGCCCTGCTCGAAGACCCGGCGCAGGCTGGCGAGCTGGTCGCCCGCGCCCGCCAGACCCAACGTGAACGCTACCACCTTCCCACCCTGGCACAACGCTGGGCCCAGGTTTACCGGGGCGCGGCACAGGAGGTCGTCGCATGA